A single region of the Halorussus gelatinilyticus genome encodes:
- a CDS encoding DMT family transporter yields MSRYRNVALFVALAAVWGSAFMAIKAGLDYFPPVLFAAIRYDIAGVLMLAYAVYATDRWRPRTRGEWQLVAVGATLMIAGYHAFLFVGEQYTTSAVAAVIISLNPVLTTGCARLFLPSERLTPAGIAGLLLGLVGVVVLSDPNPNNLVTSGVVGQALVLAAAASFALGSVLTRRIDAELPIETMEAWSMVLGALLMHAVSVARPSESLAAVQWTPEAIWAMAYLSIAASALGFLVYFDLLERLGPIEINLVSYVAPVFAALSGWWFLDEVIDLTTVAGFLVIFAGFCLVKREALARELPKLRGVVTRR; encoded by the coding sequence GTGAGCAGATACCGGAACGTCGCGTTGTTCGTCGCGCTGGCCGCGGTCTGGGGGTCGGCGTTCATGGCCATCAAGGCCGGCCTCGACTACTTTCCGCCCGTCCTCTTCGCCGCGATTCGCTACGACATCGCGGGCGTGCTGATGCTGGCCTACGCGGTCTACGCGACCGACCGCTGGCGGCCCAGAACCCGCGGCGAGTGGCAGTTGGTCGCGGTCGGCGCGACCCTGATGATAGCGGGCTACCACGCGTTCCTGTTCGTCGGCGAGCAGTACACGACCAGCGCCGTCGCCGCGGTCATCATCAGCCTGAACCCCGTCCTGACGACCGGCTGTGCGCGCCTCTTTCTCCCGAGCGAGCGCCTGACCCCCGCGGGTATCGCGGGCCTCCTGCTGGGACTCGTCGGCGTCGTCGTCCTGAGCGACCCGAACCCGAACAACCTCGTGACCTCGGGCGTCGTCGGACAAGCGTTGGTGCTGGCCGCGGCCGCGTCGTTCGCTTTGGGGAGCGTCCTGACCCGCCGCATCGACGCCGAACTCCCCATCGAGACGATGGAAGCGTGGTCGATGGTGCTGGGCGCACTCCTGATGCACGCCGTCAGCGTCGCCCGCCCGAGCGAGTCGCTCGCCGCGGTGCAGTGGACGCCCGAAGCGATCTGGGCGATGGCGTACCTCTCCATCGCGGCGAGCGCGCTCGGATTTCTGGTCTACTTCGACCTGCTGGAGCGGCTCGGTCCCATCGAAATCAACCTCGTCTCGTACGTCGCACCCGTCTTCGCGGCGCTCTCCGGCTGGTGGTTCCTCGACGAGGTCATCGACCTCACGACCGTCGCGGGCTTCCTCGTCATCTTCGCGGGGTTCTGTCTGGTGAAGCGCGAGGCGCTGGCCCGCGAACTCCCGAAACTCCGGGGCGTCGTGACCCGGCGCTGA
- a CDS encoding CBS domain-containing protein has product MNASDLMTDEVETVHEDDDISDVLTRLARADFNGFPVVDDDDRVVGIVTQHDLVHIFQPSDRTLWIPVGFPPFLETLEYAIDLSWDDLDTELDLLKHAGKPVRTVMTEDVVTVGPDADFDRILDLLADDERDINRLPVVDEDGKLLGIVARQDVLRAVRDERRAKAESGL; this is encoded by the coding sequence ATGAACGCCAGCGACCTGATGACCGACGAGGTCGAGACTGTCCACGAAGACGACGATATCAGTGACGTGCTGACGCGCCTCGCACGGGCGGACTTCAACGGCTTCCCCGTCGTGGACGACGACGACCGCGTGGTCGGCATCGTCACGCAACACGACCTCGTCCACATCTTCCAGCCGAGCGACCGGACGCTCTGGATTCCGGTCGGCTTCCCGCCGTTTCTGGAGACGCTGGAGTACGCCATCGACCTCTCGTGGGACGACCTCGACACGGAACTCGACCTGTTGAAGCACGCGGGTAAGCCCGTTCGGACGGTCATGACCGAGGACGTGGTGACCGTCGGGCCGGACGCCGACTTCGACCGCATCCTCGACCTGCTGGCCGACGACGAGCGGGACATCAACCGCCTGCCGGTCGTGGACGAGGACGGCAAGCTCCTCGGCATCGTGGCCCGCCAAGACGTGCTTCGAGCGGTCCGCGACGAGCGGCGCGCGAAAGCAGAGTCGGGACTGTAA
- a CDS encoding C2H2-type zinc finger protein yields MDEQKRYVCEACGESFDSQEELRRHVYAVGLVE; encoded by the coding sequence ATGGACGAGCAGAAGCGATACGTCTGCGAGGCGTGCGGAGAGTCGTTCGACTCTCAAGAGGAACTCCGCAGGCACGTCTACGCCGTCGGACTGGTCGAGTAG
- a CDS encoding reverse transcriptase-like protein: MAVHGRSSPLRALFDESPTPHIAHPPRTHHRDFYVATDGSYSLQSDDGGLGAIIETRDGERVARLAVPDESVTDNNVAEYRALHLGLDVLAARAPVGARVGVLVDHDDLAANVNSAALATRRTDHTPPRELSVPPAGKHHWRGIRARVCRFGELRAAVLESGRNPAHALANAPEEFAHVNREPDRCLLPDRPTSSEAQIPPPSRADRKATDSRASD, encoded by the coding sequence ATGGCCGTTCACGGCCGTTCCTCCCCACTCCGGGCATTGTTCGACGAATCGCCCACGCCGCACATCGCGCATCCGCCGCGGACGCATCACCGCGATTTCTACGTCGCTACGGACGGTTCCTACAGCCTCCAGAGCGACGACGGCGGGCTGGGCGCTATCATCGAGACGCGAGACGGCGAGCGGGTCGCTCGCCTCGCGGTCCCCGACGAGTCGGTCACGGACAACAACGTGGCCGAGTATCGGGCGCTCCACCTCGGACTCGACGTGCTGGCGGCCCGCGCGCCGGTCGGCGCACGGGTCGGCGTCCTCGTGGACCACGACGACCTCGCGGCGAACGTCAACAGCGCGGCGCTGGCGACTCGTCGGACCGACCACACGCCACCGCGGGAACTCTCCGTTCCGCCTGCGGGCAAACACCACTGGCGCGGAATTCGGGCGCGCGTCTGCCGGTTCGGCGAACTCCGGGCCGCGGTCCTCGAAAGCGGCCGGAATCCGGCGCACGCGCTGGCGAACGCCCCCGAGGAGTTCGCCCACGTCAACCGCGAACCCGACCGGTGTCTCCTCCCGGACCGTCCGACCTCCAGCGAGGCCCAGATTCCGCCGCCGTCGCGGGCCGACCGGAAGGCGACCGACTCGCGGGCCAGCGACTGA
- a CDS encoding ABC transporter substrate-binding protein: protein MAHDEGTSRRKFLTAAGAAAATASVAGCTGGGGSQETTTTTTATDTTTTEADTQTGADTSEEGDLPDEFPVTITQGQMPTTLDPQNHRSTPTDNVVLHAYEGLLGRDQKGKVVQKLATNYERQEPGRVRFQIREGVTFHNGDQLTPEDVAFSINRIVKKNVSIASPQADQLAGVTGAKVVDGQRAVDVMSEGINPIVFSLFATYCDIMQKSWVQERSKSEIAQQMNGTGPFKLEQYQSGVQVEFSRYEDYWRRPPAITTLTFRAAKESSTRVNQLLEGETDIIVNVPPQSISRVRNAGAARISAVPSTRIIYNAMKYNVEPFSSPKFRRAMNYAVDLQSIIQNVLSGFADPTSQPTLEGFFGYNPQVSVYPHNKSKAEQLVEESGHAGASITLHTPVGRYLKDVEIAQAVANQIDQLSNVSCSVKQREFATLAGELTDGNIDTGPAFYLIGWGNATFDASQTIIPLLTSDGALTSYSNEKVDNLIDQAQSTGDSQKRDNLLRQANQILHDQAPWIYLNRQYSVYGVRNRVEWQARRDERIDAYAMEPAEGQ from the coding sequence ATGGCGCACGACGAAGGTACGTCTCGACGTAAGTTTCTGACAGCCGCCGGTGCCGCAGCCGCGACCGCCTCGGTGGCGGGGTGTACGGGCGGCGGTGGGAGTCAAGAGACGACGACTACGACCACGGCGACGGACACGACGACGACCGAAGCCGACACGCAGACCGGAGCGGACACCAGCGAGGAGGGCGACCTGCCCGACGAGTTCCCGGTCACCATCACGCAGGGGCAGATGCCGACGACGCTCGACCCCCAGAACCACCGTTCGACGCCGACGGACAACGTCGTCCTGCACGCCTACGAGGGCCTGCTCGGGCGCGACCAGAAAGGGAAGGTCGTCCAGAAGCTGGCGACGAACTACGAGCGACAGGAGCCGGGCCGGGTTCGGTTCCAGATTCGGGAAGGCGTCACGTTCCACAACGGCGACCAACTCACGCCGGAGGACGTGGCGTTCAGCATCAACCGCATCGTCAAAAAGAACGTGAGCATCGCCAGCCCGCAGGCCGACCAACTCGCCGGCGTGACCGGCGCGAAGGTCGTAGACGGCCAGCGCGCGGTGGACGTGATGTCCGAGGGCATCAACCCCATCGTGTTCTCGTTGTTCGCCACGTACTGCGACATCATGCAGAAGTCGTGGGTGCAGGAGCGCTCGAAGTCCGAAATCGCCCAGCAGATGAACGGGACCGGCCCGTTCAAACTCGAGCAGTACCAGTCGGGCGTCCAGGTCGAGTTCTCGCGGTACGAGGACTACTGGCGGCGACCGCCCGCCATCACGACACTGACCTTCCGGGCGGCCAAGGAGTCCAGCACGCGGGTCAACCAACTGCTGGAGGGCGAGACCGACATCATCGTCAACGTTCCGCCCCAGTCCATCTCGCGGGTCCGGAACGCCGGGGCAGCTCGCATCAGCGCGGTGCCGAGTACCCGCATCATCTACAACGCGATGAAGTACAACGTCGAGCCGTTCTCTAGCCCGAAGTTCCGGCGCGCGATGAACTACGCCGTGGACCTCCAGAGCATCATCCAGAACGTCCTCTCCGGGTTCGCCGACCCGACCAGCCAGCCGACCCTCGAAGGGTTCTTCGGCTACAACCCGCAGGTCTCGGTGTACCCGCACAACAAGTCGAAAGCCGAGCAGTTGGTCGAGGAGAGCGGACACGCCGGAGCCTCCATCACGCTCCACACGCCGGTCGGTCGCTACCTGAAGGACGTGGAGATCGCCCAAGCGGTCGCCAACCAGATCGACCAGCTCTCGAACGTCTCGTGTTCGGTCAAACAGCGCGAGTTCGCCACGCTGGCGGGCGAACTCACCGACGGAAATATCGATACGGGCCCGGCCTTCTACCTCATCGGTTGGGGTAACGCGACGTTCGACGCGAGCCAGACAATCATCCCGCTGTTGACCAGCGACGGCGCGCTCACCTCCTACAGCAACGAGAAGGTGGACAACCTCATCGACCAAGCCCAGAGTACGGGCGACTCCCAGAAGCGTGACAACCTGCTCAGGCAGGCCAACCAGATACTCCACGACCAAGCGCCGTGGATATACCTGAACCGCCAGTACAGCGTCTACGGCGTCCGGAACCGGGTCGAGTGGCAGGCCCGGCGCGACGAGCGCATCGACGCCTACGCCATGGAGCCGGCAGAAGGCCAATAA
- a CDS encoding ABC transporter permease: MSMGRFLLKRSVQGVFVVWGVVTAVFALRYVTPGNPITFVAPLDASQQLREQIAQELGLNRPFYVQYFDYIFSLVQGDMGYSYIQGVEASQLIFARLPATLELAVAASIVAVVISIPLGVISATRRHEPADYAATSFSLVGISTPNFWLGIMLVLILSVQFGLFPTSRRAVGFLESFGNLVVLSFDPLRFALPLNVTEFFHDIVTWLAHITLPAITLGTYFTALITRLTRSGMLDELGKPYVRSSRAKGLPETLVRYKHALRNTLIPVITVLGLQLGTLIGGAVITEAVFAWPGLGTLLINAINSRDWPLIQGSLIVIGTGFVVINIFVDALYAYINPQVVH, encoded by the coding sequence ATGTCGATGGGGAGATTCCTGCTCAAGCGTAGCGTTCAGGGCGTGTTCGTGGTCTGGGGCGTCGTGACGGCGGTGTTCGCGTTGCGGTACGTCACGCCGGGCAACCCCATCACGTTCGTCGCGCCGCTGGACGCCAGCCAGCAGTTACGCGAGCAGATAGCCCAGGAGTTGGGGTTGAACAGACCGTTCTACGTCCAGTACTTCGACTACATCTTCAGTCTGGTGCAGGGCGACATGGGCTACTCGTACATCCAAGGCGTGGAAGCGAGTCAGCTCATCTTCGCTCGCCTCCCGGCCACCCTCGAACTGGCGGTCGCCGCGAGTATCGTCGCCGTGGTCATCTCGATTCCGCTCGGGGTCATCTCGGCCACCAGACGGCACGAACCGGCCGACTACGCCGCGACGAGTTTCTCGCTCGTCGGCATCTCGACGCCGAACTTCTGGCTCGGCATCATGCTCGTGCTGATTCTGTCGGTCCAGTTCGGCCTCTTTCCGACGAGTCGTCGGGCCGTCGGATTCTTGGAGAGCTTCGGAAACCTCGTCGTCCTCTCGTTCGACCCGCTCCGATTCGCGCTTCCGTTGAACGTCACCGAGTTCTTCCACGATATCGTGACGTGGCTCGCTCACATCACGCTCCCGGCGATTACCCTCGGAACCTACTTCACCGCGCTCATCACGCGGCTGACTCGGAGCGGAATGTTGGACGAACTTGGCAAGCCGTACGTTCGGTCGTCGCGCGCGAAGGGCCTGCCCGAGACGCTGGTCCGGTACAAGCACGCGCTCCGGAACACGTTGATTCCGGTCATCACCGTACTGGGCCTCCAACTCGGTACCCTCATCGGCGGCGCGGTCATCACCGAGGCCGTCTTCGCGTGGCCAGGACTCGGCACCCTGCTCATCAACGCCATCAACTCCCGCGACTGGCCGCTGATTCAGGGGTCGCTCATCGTCATCGGCACCGGATTCGTCGTCATCAACATCTTCGTGGACGCGCTGTACGCCTACATCAACCCGCAGGTGGTTCACTAA
- a CDS encoding ABC transporter permease, producing the protein MVGPIERLADLFWNGLKRGVSPRTVRNLRKELRQSALAKIGIVVVVAIVLVAVFAPLIAPHNPTNQHLDKSQLPPLGFSKTTTQTTSQMVNGSIEVVNQTVTVSATPKYPLGTDALGRGMLSRVIYGARTSLLVGLFGTFIAATVGVTVGLVAGYYGGKVDDALMRSADIMLAFPSLVLAVALVGLFGRAVVRVPDPLVKAGIAPNMPETFALPGTVIVVVGLVNWVWFARVARGEALSIEGQEYVKAARSVGANDGFILRKHILPNSVTPILVLATIQIAAIILLESALSFLGFSGTSLSWGFDIAQGRDYLASSWWISTVPGVAIVMTVIGINLVGDWLRDALDPGIEGEGGGV; encoded by the coding sequence ATGGTCGGACCTATCGAGAGACTCGCGGACCTGTTCTGGAACGGACTGAAGCGGGGCGTCTCGCCCCGGACAGTCCGGAACCTCCGGAAGGAACTCCGCCAGAGCGCACTGGCGAAGATAGGCATCGTCGTCGTCGTCGCAATCGTGCTGGTCGCGGTGTTCGCGCCGCTCATCGCGCCGCACAACCCGACGAACCAGCACTTGGACAAGTCGCAACTCCCGCCGCTCGGGTTCAGCAAGACGACGACGCAGACGACCTCCCAGATGGTCAACGGTTCCATCGAGGTCGTCAACCAGACCGTCACGGTGTCGGCGACGCCGAAGTACCCGCTCGGCACCGACGCGCTCGGCAGGGGGATGCTCTCGCGGGTCATCTACGGCGCGCGGACCTCCCTGCTGGTCGGTCTCTTCGGAACGTTCATCGCCGCGACGGTCGGCGTCACCGTGGGACTGGTCGCGGGCTACTACGGCGGGAAGGTGGACGACGCGCTGATGCGGAGCGCCGACATCATGCTCGCGTTCCCGTCGCTGGTGTTGGCCGTCGCGCTGGTCGGCCTGTTCGGTCGGGCGGTGGTCAGAGTGCCCGACCCGCTCGTGAAGGCCGGTATCGCGCCGAACATGCCCGAGACGTTCGCGCTGCCGGGGACGGTCATCGTCGTCGTCGGACTCGTCAACTGGGTGTGGTTCGCGCGGGTCGCCCGTGGCGAGGCGCTCTCCATCGAAGGGCAGGAGTACGTCAAGGCCGCCCGCTCGGTGGGCGCGAACGACGGATTCATCCTTCGCAAGCACATCCTGCCCAACAGCGTGACACCGATTCTCGTGCTGGCGACCATCCAAATAGCGGCCATCATCCTGCTCGAATCCGCGCTGTCGTTCCTCGGCTTCTCGGGGACCAGCCTCTCGTGGGGCTTCGACATCGCGCAGGGGCGTGACTACCTCGCGTCGTCGTGGTGGATTTCGACGGTCCCCGGCGTCGCCATCGTGATGACGGTCATCGGCATCAATCTCGTCGGTGACTGGCTCCGCGACGCCTTGGACCCCGGTATCGAGGGCGAAGGAGGTGGCGTCTGA
- a CDS encoding ABC transporter ATP-binding protein, giving the protein MAEDLLRVRDLSTRFFTEDGQVNAVESVDFDVRDGEVFGIVGESGSGKSVTALSVIDLVESPGRITSGEVWYRNADLAEEVRDDTPEAVDGEFVDVRRVPENVRRSLRGPSFSTIFQDPMSSLNPSLTVGEQIAEAVEVQRRARSNPRSTRSRTQGYGLTDLLSSAVLPSKSYVSDESRAEAIDLLEQVGIPDPAERADEYPHEFSGGMLQRAMIAQALAGEPDVLIADEPTTALDVTIQAQILDLLRDLQDETGMSIMMITHNLGVIARMCDRVGVMYAGEIVERGTLEDVFDDPVHPYTRGLLGSIPDLDDPAPRLQPIEGNVPDLYDEEMEDRCYFADRCPKAMEECLNHPPEFEVGATPEESPEGGGGTADSGERTGEHTARCVLAQHEYDPSQALPNDYFESGARRKSESEPEEVSADD; this is encoded by the coding sequence ATGGCCGAAGACCTCCTGCGCGTCCGGGACCTCTCGACCAGATTCTTCACCGAGGACGGACAGGTCAACGCGGTCGAGTCGGTGGACTTCGACGTGCGCGACGGCGAGGTCTTCGGCATCGTCGGCGAGTCGGGGTCGGGCAAGAGCGTGACCGCGCTCTCGGTCATCGACCTCGTGGAGTCGCCGGGCCGCATCACCAGCGGCGAGGTCTGGTATCGGAACGCGGACCTCGCCGAGGAAGTCCGAGACGACACGCCCGAGGCCGTGGACGGCGAGTTCGTGGACGTGCGCCGGGTGCCCGAGAACGTCCGGCGGTCGCTCCGCGGCCCGTCGTTCAGCACCATCTTCCAGGACCCGATGAGCAGTCTGAACCCCTCGCTGACCGTCGGCGAGCAGATAGCCGAGGCGGTCGAGGTCCAGCGCCGCGCGCGCTCGAACCCGCGTTCGACCCGCTCGCGCACGCAGGGATACGGCCTGACCGACCTGCTCAGTAGCGCGGTCCTGCCGTCGAAGAGCTACGTCAGCGACGAGAGCCGCGCCGAGGCCATCGACCTGCTCGAACAGGTCGGCATCCCCGACCCGGCCGAGCGCGCCGACGAGTACCCCCACGAGTTCTCGGGCGGAATGCTCCAGCGCGCGATGATAGCCCAAGCCCTCGCGGGCGAACCCGACGTGCTCATCGCCGACGAGCCGACCACCGCGCTCGACGTGACGATTCAGGCCCAGATTCTCGACCTCCTGCGCGACTTGCAGGACGAGACGGGGATGAGCATCATGATGATCACCCACAACCTCGGGGTCATCGCCCGGATGTGCGACCGCGTCGGCGTGATGTACGCCGGAGAGATCGTCGAGCGCGGCACGCTCGAAGACGTGTTCGACGACCCGGTTCATCCCTATACGCGAGGTCTACTCGGGTCGATTCCCGACCTGGACGACCCCGCACCCCGGCTCCAGCCCATCGAGGGCAACGTGCCGGACCTCTACGACGAGGAGATGGAAGACCGATGTTACTTCGCCGACCGCTGTCCGAAAGCCATGGAGGAGTGTCTGAACCACCCGCCGGAGTTCGAGGTTGGCGCGACTCCGGAGGAGTCACCAGAAGGAGGCGGTGGAACCGCCGACTCCGGTGAGCGGACCGGCGAACACACCGCGCGGTGCGTGCTCGCCCAGCACGAGTACGACCCGTCGCAGGCGCTCCCGAACGATTACTTCGAGAGCGGCGCGCGACGGAAATCGGAGTCAGAACCCGAAGAGGTGAGCGCGGATGACTGA
- a CDS encoding ABC transporter ATP-binding protein — MTDPLVRVEDLRKYYFEQDNLTDRLLGREPESVQAVDGVSFEVREGETLGLVGESGCGKSTTGETLLKLREPTDGAMYFDGENVFEMDDLTEFRERAQVVFQDPFSSLDPRMTAGEIVREPLDVHGIGTKAERRERVAELMERVGLSAGQVDRYPHEFSGGQRQRIGIARALALEPDFIVCDEPVSALDVSVQAQILNLLEDLQEEFGLTYLFIAHDLSVVRHISDRVAVMYLGEIVEVGPVDEIFENPGHPYTEALLESVPRADTSEQGRQVETLSGDVPSPRDPPSGCRFHTRCPYAREVCARKDPDGYEAGGPDHRAACFRRVESHEYWESPPLETDDEPATEQTADD; from the coding sequence ATGACTGATCCGCTGGTTCGCGTCGAGGACCTCCGCAAGTACTACTTCGAGCAGGACAACCTCACCGACCGACTGCTCGGCAGGGAACCAGAGAGCGTCCAAGCCGTGGACGGCGTGAGCTTCGAGGTCCGCGAAGGCGAGACGCTCGGACTGGTCGGGGAGTCGGGATGCGGCAAGTCCACGACCGGCGAGACGCTGCTCAAACTCCGGGAGCCGACCGACGGCGCGATGTACTTCGACGGGGAGAACGTCTTCGAGATGGACGACCTGACCGAGTTCCGCGAGCGCGCGCAGGTCGTCTTCCAGGACCCGTTCTCCAGTCTCGACCCGCGGATGACCGCGGGCGAAATCGTCCGCGAACCGCTCGACGTTCACGGCATCGGCACCAAGGCCGAGCGCCGCGAGCGCGTCGCCGAACTGATGGAGCGAGTCGGCCTGTCGGCCGGACAGGTGGACCGCTACCCACACGAGTTCTCGGGCGGCCAGCGCCAGCGCATCGGCATCGCCCGCGCGCTGGCGCTCGAACCGGACTTCATCGTGTGCGACGAACCGGTGTCGGCGCTCGACGTGTCGGTGCAGGCCCAGATTCTCAACCTCTTGGAGGACCTCCAAGAGGAGTTCGGACTGACGTACCTGTTCATCGCTCACGACCTGAGCGTCGTCCGGCACATCTCCGACCGCGTGGCCGTGATGTACCTCGGCGAAATCGTGGAGGTCGGCCCAGTCGATGAGATATTCGAGAACCCCGGCCACCCCTACACCGAGGCGCTGCTGGAGAGCGTCCCGCGGGCCGACACCAGCGAACAGGGCCGACAGGTCGAGACGCTCTCGGGTGACGTGCCCTCGCCGCGCGACCCGCCGAGCGGTTGTCGGTTCCACACGCGCTGTCCCTACGCCCGCGAGGTCTGTGCGCGAAAGGACCCCGACGGCTACGAAGCGGGCGGGCCGGACCACCGAGCGGCCTGTTTCCGCCGGGTCGAGTCCCACGAGTACTGGGAGAGTCCGCCGCTCGAAACCGACGACGAACCCGCGACCGAGCAGACCGCCGACGACTGA
- a CDS encoding DUF7344 domain-containing protein, translated as MSQDQNRGSVSPPNVSEKDVLPIDSESESLDAILRALSDHRRRCICHYLAQSDEAMTVDELAELLAASMTAKTRAVLTSAEIEKTRAELLQMHLPKLTEVGIVAHDADEGVVRLADSPGVEECLRAATSVDLQ; from the coding sequence ATGAGTCAGGACCAAAACAGGGGGTCGGTTTCCCCACCGAACGTCTCCGAGAAGGACGTACTACCGATAGACAGCGAGAGCGAATCCCTCGACGCGATTCTCCGGGCACTCTCGGACCACCGACGGCGATGCATCTGTCACTACCTCGCCCAGAGCGACGAGGCGATGACGGTGGACGAACTCGCGGAGTTGCTGGCCGCCTCGATGACCGCGAAGACGCGCGCGGTCCTCACGTCGGCCGAGATAGAGAAGACCCGCGCCGAACTCCTCCAGATGCATCTCCCGAAACTGACCGAGGTCGGCATCGTCGCCCACGACGCGGACGAGGGCGTCGTGCGACTGGCCGACTCGCCCGGCGTCGAGGAGTGCCTGCGGGCGGCCACGAGCGTCGATTTACAGTAG
- a CDS encoding peptidylprolyl isomerase — protein sequence MADDLTATLHTTHGDIEVRLFDERAPRTVENFVKLAEHDPAANDDPAPDTTTWEDPQSGEVRGDSLYSDVPFHRIIGDFMIQGGDPTGTGRGGPGYEFEDEFHDELRHDDAGKLSMANSGPDTNGSQFFITLDAQPHLDDRHAVFGEVVDGMDVVEEIGSVPTDHNDSPNEDVTLERVEIHD from the coding sequence ATGGCAGACGACCTGACCGCGACCCTGCACACGACGCACGGCGACATCGAAGTCCGGCTGTTCGACGAGCGCGCCCCGCGGACCGTCGAGAACTTCGTCAAGCTGGCGGAACACGACCCGGCCGCGAACGACGACCCCGCGCCGGACACGACGACGTGGGAGGACCCCCAGTCCGGAGAGGTCCGGGGCGACTCGCTGTACAGCGACGTGCCCTTCCACCGAATCATCGGGGACTTCATGATTCAGGGCGGCGACCCGACCGGCACCGGCCGCGGCGGCCCCGGCTACGAGTTCGAAGACGAGTTCCACGACGAACTCCGCCACGACGACGCGGGTAAGCTCTCGATGGCCAACAGCGGTCCCGACACCAACGGCTCGCAGTTCTTCATCACCCTCGACGCCCAGCCGCATCTGGACGACCGCCACGCGGTCTTCGGCGAGGTCGTAGACGGCATGGACGTGGTCGAGGAGATCGGCTCGGTCCCGACCGACCACAACGACAGCCCGAACGAGGACGTGACGCTCGAACGCGTCGAGATTCACGACTAA